One Physeter macrocephalus isolate SW-GA chromosome 10, ASM283717v5, whole genome shotgun sequence DNA window includes the following coding sequences:
- the RFPL4B gene encoding ret finger protein-like 4B translates to MANRLQEEAACPVCQEVFLNPIALSCAHTFCFHCMQTWMEEQKDLKLICPVCRGVNENPPLEEWQVGELILLITQHSSQLEQGLHMNDEYLKFWEDITLDAATANPFLILSDDLRSVQCGKICQNLMEDPQRFAYWACILGTPCFSSGCHYWVVEVGEGNEWALGVCKKSVDRKRKSGFSSEHGFWIISMKAGIIYTCSIPETRIPASPGLSQVGIFLDIELEEIKFFDVSNDALIYIHSNFSCLEPLCPFFSPEFPREGDNGGPLTICPSGTHPFLETSFEVNEISDVRNIRMTQEETIL, encoded by the coding sequence ATGGCCAACCGTCTGCAAGAGGAGGCAGCCTGTCCAGTCTGTCAGGAGGTTTTCCTCAACCCCATTGCTCTCTCCTGTGCCCACACTTTCTGCTTTCATTGCATGCAAACTTGGATGGAAGAACAGAAGGATCTGAAATTGATCTGTCCCGTATGTCGAGGCGTCAATGAGAATCCTCCTTTGGAGGAATGGCAAGTTGGAGAACTGATTCTTCTCATCACACAGCACAGTTCCCAACTGGAGCAGGGTCTGCATATGAATGATGAGTACCTGAAGTTCTGGGAGGACATAACTCTGGATGCAGCCACCGCCAACCCCTTTCTTATCCTCTCTGATGACCTAAGGAGTGTCCAGTGTGGGAAGATCTGCCAGAACCTGATGGAAGATCCCCAGAGATTTGCATACTGGGCTTGTATCCTGGGCACTCCGTGCTTCTCCTCTGGCTGTCATTACTGGGTGGTAGAAGTGGGAGAGGGGAATGAGTGGGCTCTGGGGGTCTGCAAAAAATCGGTtgacaggaagaggaagagtggTTTTTCCTCTGAACATGGCTTCTGGATCATCAGCATGAAGGCGGGAATAATCTATACCTGCTCCATCCCAGAAACCAGAATTCCTGCAAGCCCTGGCCTTAGCCAAGTAGGAATTTTTCTAGATATTGAGTTGGAAGAAATCAAGTTTTTTGATGTTAGCAATGATGCCCTCATCTACATACACAGTAACTTCTCCTGTTTGGAGCCTTTGTGTCCGTTCTTTAGTCCTGAGTTCCCCAGAGAAGGTGATAATGGTGGCCCCCTAACCATCTGTCCATCAGGAACTCATCCCTTCCTAGAAACGTCCTTTGAGGTGAATGAGATCTCTGATGTGAGAAACATCAGAATGACCCAAGAAGAGACAATTTTGTAG